Proteins from one Nakamurella multipartita DSM 44233 genomic window:
- a CDS encoding M28 family peptidase, whose protein sequence is MQISARSRVVTGLLTLAELAVLGGCSVWAVTPPPPKAADAPAETFSASRAFTHVDRIGRQLHPAGSAAAADVRDYLVDTLAGLGLDPQVRAGIGATSELGGQYAMADTRNVVARIPGSASTGTLILMAHYDSVQVSHGGNDDGAGVSTLLEIARALTTGPAPANDVVLLFTDAEEACLCGAESFVAHDPLAAGRAVVLNVESRGSTGPSVMFETSPGNADLVSVYGSAVDRPVATSLAVEVYRILPNNTDFTPFLDAGRFTGLNSAYIDGSGVYHAPQDTPASMDQASLQHEGDNALALTRALGGADLTELSAPAAGDASYFPALGLLVRYPGGWVWPLAILALGAVLASAAVAIRRGVAGAGRLLAGLGLAVIPLVLAPLAAQGFWALLVVLRPGYANMLDPWWPGWFRAAVVALVALVVLTWFGLLRRRIGPRPLVIGALGVLALLALLMAGTVPGGSYLAAWPALAGGLGALATMLWPAFWVRVGAALVAGAVAVVILAPTVYLFFPALGLATGAAAALFAVMLGLALLPVLDLLYPAPDGPGHRRWSAAPALAAGLAVLICTGIGLRVDHFDPDHPEPAELAYVLDAGSGRATWVSTDTRPGEWVSRYVTQPGSAADTFGLVRGPVTVGPAQAADLPAPQVSVLTDTSSGDRRTLTLRITPQRAATQPARLIYLGLSGVPVLGASLQGRAVPADELTGGLSVVFHAPPPDGVEVTLELGTSGPATLRVLDGSDGLTGLPGYTPRPEGVGIAGSHTSEMVVVARTVTL, encoded by the coding sequence ATGCAGATCTCCGCGCGGAGCCGGGTGGTCACCGGCCTGCTGACCCTGGCCGAGCTGGCCGTTCTCGGCGGGTGCAGCGTATGGGCAGTCACGCCGCCGCCACCCAAGGCCGCCGATGCCCCGGCCGAGACGTTCAGTGCGAGCCGGGCCTTCACCCACGTCGACCGGATCGGCCGGCAGCTGCACCCGGCCGGGTCGGCCGCCGCCGCCGACGTCCGTGACTACCTGGTCGACACCCTGGCCGGGCTGGGCCTGGACCCGCAGGTGCGGGCGGGGATCGGGGCGACCAGCGAACTGGGCGGCCAGTATGCGATGGCCGACACCCGCAACGTCGTCGCCCGGATTCCGGGCTCGGCGTCCACCGGGACGCTGATCCTGATGGCCCACTACGACTCGGTGCAGGTCTCGCACGGCGGCAACGACGACGGGGCCGGGGTGTCCACCCTGCTGGAGATCGCCCGGGCGCTGACCACCGGGCCGGCCCCGGCCAACGACGTGGTGCTGCTGTTCACCGACGCCGAGGAGGCCTGCCTGTGCGGGGCCGAATCCTTCGTCGCCCACGATCCGCTGGCCGCCGGCCGGGCCGTGGTTCTCAACGTCGAATCCCGGGGGTCGACCGGCCCGTCGGTGATGTTCGAGACCAGCCCGGGCAACGCCGATCTCGTGTCGGTGTACGGGTCGGCGGTGGACCGGCCGGTGGCCACCAGCCTGGCCGTCGAGGTGTACCGGATCCTGCCCAACAACACCGATTTCACCCCGTTCCTGGACGCCGGCCGGTTCACCGGGCTCAACTCGGCCTACATCGACGGGTCGGGGGTGTACCACGCGCCGCAGGACACCCCCGCGTCGATGGACCAGGCGAGCCTGCAGCATGAGGGGGACAACGCGCTGGCCCTGACCCGCGCCCTGGGCGGCGCCGACCTGACCGAGCTGTCCGCGCCGGCGGCCGGTGACGCCAGCTACTTCCCGGCGCTCGGGCTCCTGGTCCGGTACCCGGGTGGGTGGGTGTGGCCGCTGGCGATCCTGGCCCTCGGGGCGGTGCTGGCCTCCGCCGCGGTGGCGATCCGGCGCGGCGTGGCTGGCGCCGGTCGGCTGCTGGCCGGTCTGGGCCTGGCGGTGATCCCGCTGGTCCTGGCTCCGCTGGCGGCCCAGGGGTTCTGGGCGTTGCTGGTGGTGCTGCGGCCCGGTTACGCGAACATGCTCGATCCGTGGTGGCCGGGCTGGTTCCGGGCGGCGGTGGTGGCCCTGGTCGCCCTGGTCGTGCTGACCTGGTTCGGCCTGCTGCGCCGCCGGATCGGCCCAAGGCCGCTGGTGATCGGCGCGCTCGGTGTCCTGGCCCTGCTCGCTCTGCTGATGGCCGGGACCGTGCCGGGCGGCTCGTACCTGGCGGCCTGGCCGGCCCTGGCCGGTGGACTCGGGGCGCTGGCCACGATGCTCTGGCCGGCCTTCTGGGTCCGGGTCGGGGCCGCGCTGGTGGCCGGCGCGGTGGCGGTGGTCATCCTGGCGCCGACGGTCTACCTGTTCTTCCCGGCCCTGGGCCTGGCCACCGGCGCGGCCGCGGCCCTGTTCGCGGTCATGCTCGGCCTGGCCCTGCTGCCCGTGCTCGACCTGCTCTATCCGGCCCCGGACGGCCCCGGTCACCGCCGATGGTCGGCGGCGCCGGCCCTGGCCGCCGGGCTGGCGGTCCTGATCTGCACCGGAATCGGGTTGCGGGTCGACCATTTCGACCCCGACCATCCCGAACCCGCCGAACTCGCCTACGTTCTGGATGCCGGCTCCGGGCGAGCCACCTGGGTCAGCACCGACACCCGGCCGGGCGAGTGGGTGAGCCGGTACGTGACGCAACCGGGGTCCGCGGCCGACACCTTCGGCCTGGTGCGCGGTCCGGTGACGGTCGGCCCGGCCCAGGCCGCCGACCTGCCGGCGCCCCAGGTCAGCGTGCTCACCGACACCAGCTCCGGAGACCGGCGCACCCTGACCCTGCGGATCACCCCGCAACGCGCGGCCACGCAGCCGGCCCGGCTGATCTACCTCGGACTCTCCGGCGTCCCGGTGCTCGGGGCCAGCCTGCAGGGTCGGGCGGTCCCGGCCGACGAGCTGACCGGGGGACTGTCGGTGGTGTTCCACGCCCCGCCGCCGGACGGTGTCGAGGTGACCCTCGAGCTCGGCACGAGCGGCCCGGCCACCCTGCGGGTGCTCGACGGCTCGGACGGACTCACCGGGCTGCCCGGGTACACGCCGCGGCCGGAGGGGGTGGGCATCGCCGGCTCCCACACCTCGGAGATGGTCGTGGTGGCCCGCACCGTCACGCTGTGA
- a CDS encoding metal-dependent hydrolase family protein, with protein sequence MPAERPGTVLRGGQVLDVVAGTWRRADIGIADGVITDVITRVDDRPAEPGGTVRSAAVIDVTGRYLVPGLIDGHVHVTALSAELRDLERLPASYVHAHTARIMRGMLSRGFTSVRDMSGADHGHARAHREGLLPGPRLFICGHALSQTGGHSDMRLPGEDQPAASGTSCGIGVVADGVDAVRVAARTELRKGADHIKIMASGGVASPTDRIDSTQYSVPEITAVVQEAQAANRYVAAHAYTARAINRALRAGVRSIEHGNLLDQESLDLLGEHDAFLVPTLVTYWALKREGPDHGLSAASWAKVDDVLDHGLAALGRAHQAGVNLVYGSDLLGGMHRHQLQEFALRAQVQPVIDVIRSATVVAAELVGRAGTLGVLAPGAAADLLVLNADPLLDVDVLVDPDRHLDLVLQAGVVVHRRDQRTADGSAAPTSVGVASASAGTPSTGWSEPRSGAAGGSSSAR encoded by the coding sequence ATGCCGGCCGAGCGGCCCGGCACCGTCCTGCGCGGTGGTCAGGTGCTCGACGTCGTCGCCGGGACCTGGCGCCGGGCCGACATCGGCATCGCCGACGGCGTGATCACCGATGTGATCACCCGGGTCGACGACCGGCCGGCCGAACCCGGCGGGACGGTCCGATCAGCCGCGGTGATCGACGTGACCGGCCGGTATCTGGTGCCCGGCTTGATCGACGGGCACGTGCATGTCACCGCCCTGTCGGCCGAGCTGCGCGACCTGGAGCGGCTACCCGCTTCCTACGTCCATGCGCACACCGCCCGGATCATGCGCGGCATGCTGAGCCGGGGCTTCACCAGCGTCCGCGACATGTCCGGCGCCGATCACGGGCACGCGCGCGCCCACCGCGAGGGTCTGCTGCCGGGACCACGGCTGTTCATCTGCGGGCACGCCCTGAGCCAGACCGGGGGGCACAGCGACATGCGCCTGCCCGGCGAGGACCAACCGGCGGCGTCCGGAACCAGTTGCGGCATCGGGGTGGTCGCCGACGGGGTGGACGCGGTCCGGGTCGCGGCGCGCACGGAACTGCGCAAGGGCGCCGACCACATCAAGATCATGGCCTCCGGCGGCGTGGCCTCGCCCACCGACCGAATCGACTCCACCCAGTACTCGGTGCCGGAGATCACCGCGGTGGTGCAGGAAGCTCAGGCCGCCAACCGGTACGTCGCGGCCCACGCCTACACCGCGCGGGCGATCAACCGGGCCCTACGGGCCGGCGTCCGCAGCATCGAACACGGCAACCTGCTCGACCAGGAGAGCCTGGACCTGCTCGGCGAGCACGATGCGTTCCTGGTGCCGACTCTGGTCACCTACTGGGCGCTCAAGCGGGAGGGCCCCGACCACGGCCTGTCCGCCGCGAGCTGGGCGAAGGTGGACGACGTCCTCGATCACGGCCTGGCCGCCCTCGGCCGGGCGCACCAGGCCGGGGTCAACCTGGTCTACGGGTCGGATCTGCTCGGCGGCATGCACCGGCATCAGCTGCAGGAGTTCGCGCTGCGCGCGCAGGTGCAACCGGTCATCGATGTCATCCGATCGGCGACCGTGGTCGCCGCCGAGTTGGTCGGCCGGGCCGGCACGCTGGGTGTGCTCGCTCCCGGCGCCGCCGCCGACCTGCTGGTCCTCAACGCCGATCCGCTTCTGGACGTCGACGTGCTGGTGGACCCCGACCGGCACCTGGATCTGGTCCTGCAAGCCGGGGTGGTGGTGCACCGTCGCGATCAGCGCACCGCCGACGGATCGGCCGCACCGACCTCGGTGGGTGTCGCGTCGGCATCCGCGGGCACCCCGTCGACCGGATGGTCCGAGCCCCGGTCCGGGGCGGCCGGCGGCTCCTCGTCGGCCCGGTAG
- a CDS encoding VOC family protein has protein sequence MTGSPTGTYPQIRQTVLDCPDVRASAEFYRELFGLRYRPGDEPGGADPDPDWLVLLHPDGTRALAFQQVSDFAPPTWPDGPRPQMLHLDTTVPTVAQLRRHRERALALGARELADRSTGPAEPLFVLADPAGHPFCLFVA, from the coding sequence ATGACCGGCTCCCCGACCGGGACCTACCCGCAGATCCGGCAGACCGTGCTCGATTGCCCGGACGTCCGGGCGTCGGCCGAGTTCTACCGGGAGCTGTTCGGCCTGCGCTACCGCCCGGGCGACGAGCCCGGCGGCGCGGACCCGGACCCCGACTGGTTGGTGCTGCTGCATCCCGACGGCACCCGAGCCCTGGCCTTCCAACAGGTCTCGGACTTCGCGCCGCCGACCTGGCCGGACGGGCCCCGGCCGCAGATGCTGCACTTGGACACCACCGTGCCCACGGTGGCGCAGTTGCGCCGGCACCGGGAACGGGCGCTGGCCCTGGGCGCCCGCGAGCTGGCCGATCGCTCGACCGGTCCGGCCGAACCGCTGTTCGTGCTGGCCGATCCGGCCGGGCACCCGTTCTGTCTGTTCGTCGCCTGA
- a CDS encoding 1-aminocyclopropane-1-carboxylate deaminase, which produces MALDDFPRYPLLFGPSPVHRLDRLSEHLGGPSIWAKREDVNSGLAYGGNKTRKLEYLVPDALAQGADTLVSIGGVQSNHTRQVAAVAAKLGLKAVLVQEKWVDWDDPVNDRVGNILLSRIMGADVRLDPSGFGIEFKDSWQRALDDVRRAGGVPYAIPAGASDHRLGGLGFANWADEVARQEAELGVFFDTVVVCSVTGSTQAGMIAGFAGQDRPRRVLGIDASATIDQTRDQVARIARSTAALIGLGRELREDEITVLAGWAGDKYGIPVPSTVDAITLTGRLEGMIIDPVYEGKSMAGLIDLVRQGEIDAGSTVLYAHLGGQPALNAYSGIFG; this is translated from the coding sequence ATGGCGCTGGACGACTTCCCCCGGTATCCGCTGCTGTTCGGCCCCAGCCCGGTGCACCGGCTGGACCGGCTCTCCGAGCACCTCGGCGGTCCCTCGATCTGGGCCAAACGCGAGGACGTCAACTCCGGGCTGGCCTACGGCGGCAACAAGACGCGCAAGCTCGAGTACCTGGTCCCCGACGCCCTCGCCCAGGGCGCCGACACCCTGGTCTCCATCGGCGGTGTGCAGTCCAACCACACCCGCCAGGTCGCCGCGGTCGCGGCTAAGTTGGGGCTCAAAGCTGTTCTGGTCCAGGAGAAGTGGGTCGACTGGGACGACCCGGTCAACGACCGGGTCGGCAACATCCTGCTCTCGCGGATCATGGGCGCCGACGTCCGACTCGATCCGTCCGGGTTCGGCATCGAGTTCAAGGACAGCTGGCAGCGGGCGTTGGACGATGTACGGCGCGCCGGTGGGGTGCCCTATGCGATCCCGGCCGGAGCCTCCGACCACCGGTTGGGCGGGCTCGGGTTCGCCAACTGGGCCGACGAGGTGGCCCGGCAGGAGGCCGAGTTGGGGGTTTTCTTCGACACCGTCGTCGTCTGCAGCGTGACCGGCTCCACCCAGGCCGGGATGATCGCCGGCTTCGCCGGCCAGGACCGTCCCCGCCGGGTGCTGGGCATCGATGCGTCGGCCACGATCGACCAGACCCGCGACCAGGTGGCCCGGATCGCCCGCAGCACGGCCGCGTTGATCGGCTTGGGACGCGAGCTGCGCGAGGACGAGATCACCGTCTTGGCGGGCTGGGCCGGCGACAAGTACGGCATCCCGGTGCCGTCGACCGTCGACGCGATCACCCTCACCGGACGGCTGGAGGGGATGATCATCGACCCGGTGTACGAGGGCAAGTCGATGGCCGGGCTGATCGACCTGGTCCGCCAGGGCGAGATCGACGCCGGGTCGACGGTGCTCTACGCCCACCTGGGCGGGCAGCCGGCCCTCAACGCCTACTCGGGGATCTTCGGATGA